The genomic window CCGGTAGCCTCGATCGCGGAGATCGGCGAGCGACGAGGAGGGCCTGAGATGAGTCGACCGGTTCGGATCGGAGTTCAGCTGCAGCCGCAGCACGCGCCCAAGTACGGGTTGATTCGCGATGCTGTGCTGCGGGCCGAGGACGCCGGTGTGGACGTCGTGTTCAACTGGGATCATTTCTATCCGCTCAGCGGCGATCCGGTCGGCGCGCACTTCGAGTGCTGGACGATGCTGGCGGCGTTCGCGGAGCAGACCGAGCGGGTGGAGATCGGCGCGCTGGTCACCGGCGGCGGGTACCGGAATCCGGAACTCCTGGCGGATATGGCGCGGACCGTCGATCACATCAGCGACGGCAGGCTGATCCTCGGCATCGGCGCGGGCTGGTTCCAGAAGGACTACGAGGAGTACGGCTACGAATTCGGCACGGCGGGAAGCCGTTTGGATCTGCTGAAGGAGAGCATGGCCCGGCTCACCGCGCGGCTGAAGAAGCTGAACCCGCAGCCGGTCCGGGAGATCCCGATTCTGATCGGCGGCGGTGGCGAGCGGAAGACGTTGCGCCTGGTCGCCGAGTACGCCGACATCTGGCACAGCTTCGCCGACCTCGCCGGTCTCACGCACAAGAACCAGGTGCTCGCGCAGCACGCCGCCGCCATCGGCACCGACGCCTCTCGTATCGAGCGCTCGGTGCCGTGGCCCGGTGCGGAGCGGGCGCCGAAGTTCGTCGAGGCCGGGGTCGGGCTGTTCACCGTCGGGGTGAGCGGCCCCGGCTACGACTTCGGCGAGCTCGAGCAGGCCATCCGCTGGCGCGACGAGGTGAACCCGGAACAGGTCAGCGGACTGGCCTGAGTCCGGGTTCGAACCGCGGTCAGTTCGCCGAGTACTGAAGCTCGCGGGTCGCTGCCCCCTCGACAGGCGGCGACAGGCGAACGGGCAGTGCGGCGAGGCCGCGGATCAGCAGGCTCTTGCGCCAGCTGAGCTCGGCGAAATCGCCGTCGAGCGACATCGCGGGGATCCGGTCGAGCAGTCGGTTGAGCGCGATGGTGGCTTCCATCCTGGCCAGCGCCGCGCCGACGCAGTAGTGGATGCCGTGGCCGAAGGCGATGTGCCGGTTGTCGGTGCGGGCGGGCTCCACGCCGTCCGGATCCAGGTACCGCCGCGGGTCGCGGTTGGCCGCCGCGAGGGAGATCATGACGAACTCGCCCGCGTCGATGTCATGACCGCCCAACGTGATCGGCGCGGTGGTGAACCTGGCCGTCGCCATGTGCACCGGACCCTGGCAGCGCAGGATCTCCTCGACGAATGCCGGGACGCGGATCGGGTCCGCGCGCAGCCGTTCGGCGGTGGCCGGATCGCGCAGCAGTTCGAGCACCGCGTTGCCGATCAGGTTGACGGTGGTCTCGTGTCCGGCGGCCAGCAGCAGGAACAGCATCGAAATGAGTTCTTGCTGATCGAGCCGATCGCCGTCGTCCTTGGCGATGATCAGCTCGGAGAGCAGGTCTTCGCGGGGGTTGTCGGTGCGCACGGCGATCAGTTCGGTGAGGTAGGTGAAGAAGCTGATGCCCGCGCTGGTGCGTTCCTCGACGCTGGCCGACTCGTTCACCACGATCTCCGTCCAGGCGCGGAAGTCGTCCTTGTCGTCGTCCGCCACGCCGAGCAGCTCGCAGATCACCATGATCGGCAACGGGAACGCGTAGTCGTCGAGGAGGTCGGCGGATTCCTTGGCGCTCAACTCGTCGAGCAGCGAGTCGGCGATCGCGGTGATGCGGGGGCCGAGGTCGCGCACCGCGCGGCTCGCGAACGCCTTCGCCACCAGGCTGCGCAGCCGGGTGTGCTGCGGTGGATCGGCGAAGAGCATGTTCTCGTTGACAGCGCCCGCGAACTTCTCGGCTCCGCCGTGCTTGGCGATGGCCGCCTGGCCTTCGGGCGAGGTGACCCGCTTGCTGATGTTCGGCTCGACGAAGGCCTGTTTTGCCACGTCCTGGTCGACGACCAGCCAGCTCAGCACGCCGTCCAAGCGGACGCGATGGATGGGACCGCGTTCGCGCAACCTCCGGTAGACGGCGTGCGGGTCCTGGTAGAAGTCGTCGTCGGTCAGCTCGATGATCTCGTTGGCGGCCGTCACGAGGCGCCCCCGGTCCTCGACGCGGAGCCGGCCGAAGCCGAACGTGAATCCAGGTAGGTCACTAGCCCTGTGTCCTTTCGAGGTCGAACGGTTCTGATTCAGTCCCGACGCAGTCTCGAGAAGCGGTGACAGCAGTGATCGCTCGCTGTCCGATCGTGGTGGCGCCGCGGCGAAGTCGGCCGCCTGCTGCATCGGTGGAAACGTCGAGCAGTTTCGATCGGTGGGAACCATGAACA from Nocardia bhagyanarayanae includes these protein-coding regions:
- a CDS encoding LLM class F420-dependent oxidoreductase codes for the protein MSRPVRIGVQLQPQHAPKYGLIRDAVLRAEDAGVDVVFNWDHFYPLSGDPVGAHFECWTMLAAFAEQTERVEIGALVTGGGYRNPELLADMARTVDHISDGRLILGIGAGWFQKDYEEYGYEFGTAGSRLDLLKESMARLTARLKKLNPQPVREIPILIGGGGERKTLRLVAEYADIWHSFADLAGLTHKNQVLAQHAAAIGTDASRIERSVPWPGAERAPKFVEAGVGLFTVGVSGPGYDFGELEQAIRWRDEVNPEQVSGLA
- a CDS encoding cytochrome P450 family protein, with protein sequence MTAANEIIELTDDDFYQDPHAVYRRLRERGPIHRVRLDGVLSWLVVDQDVAKQAFVEPNISKRVTSPEGQAAIAKHGGAEKFAGAVNENMLFADPPQHTRLRSLVAKAFASRAVRDLGPRITAIADSLLDELSAKESADLLDDYAFPLPIMVICELLGVADDDKDDFRAWTEIVVNESASVEERTSAGISFFTYLTELIAVRTDNPREDLLSELIIAKDDGDRLDQQELISMLFLLLAAGHETTVNLIGNAVLELLRDPATAERLRADPIRVPAFVEEILRCQGPVHMATARFTTAPITLGGHDIDAGEFVMISLAAANRDPRRYLDPDGVEPARTDNRHIAFGHGIHYCVGAALARMEATIALNRLLDRIPAMSLDGDFAELSWRKSLLIRGLAALPVRLSPPVEGAATRELQYSAN